The DNA sequence GTGGATCGGTGAACGGAACACGAATCTCAAGCGCATGCGCCATACTCATTCTGTCGCTGTATTGAAGGACATTGTTCGGCATGAAGGAATTGGCGTCCACATACATTGCTCGCGACACGATGTCGGTGGCCGTGCATTCGCCGAACAAGCGGCGGATGTAAGCGAGGGAATCGTGGTCTTTCACCTTGGCTCTGAAATCGCCTGTGTAAAGCGCTTCGCGTTCTTCTTCGCCGAAGTAGGTGACCCACGAAGTATACATGGCCTCCGGGCTCAACAATGCGCCGGAGGAGAATTCGCGTAAGCGCCGCAGTGCGTGTCTGCCGCGAGTGCTCTCGGGCAGCATTTGCACAAGAGGGTTTATGACCCAGCGCCGAATCGGATCCGGTACCAACCGGTATCGCTCGGCCCACGCTGCGCCCACGTAGCGGGCGTAGCCTCCGAAAAGCTCGTCGCCGCCGTCTCCCGCCAATGCGACGGTCACATGCTTTCGAATTTCGCCGGATAAGATGTACGCCAAGAGTGCCGTCGGATTTCCGAAAGGCTCGTCGAAATGGCGGATCACGGTCGGGAGCAATTCGACAATCCCGCTTTGGGCCTGTAGTTCTTGGTGGTCCGTATGAAAATGGCGCGCTATGGCCCTTGCTTCTTCGACCTCATCGTAGAGGTTACCGTCGCCCCCGAATCCAATCGTGAATGTCCGCACAGGATCCTGTCTCACACGGCTCATCATCGCGACAATCGTGCTTGAGTCCAGTCCTCCGCTCAGGAATGACCCTAACGGAACATCAGCGATCATGTTCCCCTCGATGACGGATTGCAGGCATGACCGGATTTCTTCCACCCAGCCGTCTTCAGATCGCTCTTCTATATGGTGTTCAAGTTTCCAGTATCTGCGAACAGTGAGGCGGTTGTCCTGCCATGTCAGGCTGTGGGCCGGAGGGAGTTGCTTCACGTCTCGAAACAAGGTTCGAGGAGGCACGGTGTAGAGATAGGTCAGGTAGTCGTCGAGTGAACAATAGTCGATTTGTCTGGAGACACCCGCCGCGAGAAGGGCCTTAATCTCGGAAGCAAAAAGAAGACTGCCCTCATGCTCCGCGTAATACAGGGGCTTCACGCCTGCATGATCGCGGGCTGCAAAGAGTTTTTGTTGATTGGAGTCCCAGATAGCAAAGGCGAACATTCCAAACAATCGGGCGGGGCACTGCTCGCCATATTCTTCATAGGCGTGAATGATCGCCTCGGTATCACTGTTCGTGCGGAAAACATGTCCGTGAGCTTCCAGGTCGGCCCGCAATTCCTGGAAGTTGTAGATTTCGCCATTGAAGACTATCCAGACAGTCTCATCTTCGTTGGCAATAGGCTGATGACCACCGGATAGGTCGATGATGCTGAGTCTGCGATGGCCCAGGCAGACACCTTCGGA is a window from the Candidatus Hydrogenedentota bacterium genome containing:
- the asnB gene encoding asparagine synthase (glutamine-hydrolyzing) yields the protein MCGIAGQAGAGDIRVVQAMCNRLAHRGPDDEGFYQSEGVCLGHRRLSIIDLSGGHQPIANEDETVWIVFNGEIYNFQELRADLEAHGHVFRTNSDTEAIIHAYEEYGEQCPARLFGMFAFAIWDSNQQKLFAARDHAGVKPLYYAEHEGSLLFASEIKALLAAGVSRQIDYCSLDDYLTYLYTVPPRTLFRDVKQLPPAHSLTWQDNRLTVRRYWKLEHHIEERSEDGWVEEIRSCLQSVIEGNMIADVPLGSFLSGGLDSSTIVAMMSRVRQDPVRTFTIGFGGDGNLYDEVEEARAIARHFHTDHQELQAQSGIVELLPTVIRHFDEPFGNPTALLAYILSGEIRKHVTVALAGDGGDELFGGYARYVGAAWAERYRLVPDPIRRWVINPLVQMLPESTRGRHALRRLREFSSGALLSPEAMYTSWVTYFGEEEREALYTGDFRAKVKDHDSLAYIRRLFGECTATDIVSRAMYVDANSFMPNNVLQYSDRMSMAHALEIRVPFTDPRLMELMARVPSSLKIRGGETKYLMRRVMRPDLPSEVLSRKKIGFNPPMGVWLKTSLTAQIEDLLSKQAIEARGYFRPESIQAMLSAHRNSQRDFTWHIWSLLFLELWHRMYIDSPP